TGGCGTGTGCACCCGCGTGTACACCACCACCCCCAAGAAGCCGAACTCCGCTCTGCGTAAGGTCGCCCGCGTGCGCCTGACCACCGGCATTGAGGTCTCCGCCTACATTCCGGGCGAGGGCCACAACCTGCAGGAGCACTCCATGGTGCTCGTTCGCGGCGGCCGCGTGAAGGACCTCCCGGGTGTCCGTTACAAGATCGTCCGCGGCACCCTCGACACCCAGGGTGTCAAGGACCGCAAGCAGGCCCGTTCCCGCTACGGCGCCAAGAAGGGACAGTAAAGAATGCGTAAGAACCGTGCTCCCCAGCGTCCCGTAGTCAAGGACCCGGTCTACAGCTCTGAGGTTGTGACCCAGCTCGTCAACAAGGTGCTCATCGACGGTAAGAAGTCCACCGCCGAGCGCATCGTCTACGGCGCCCTCGAGGCCTGCCGTGAGAAGACCGGCACCGATCCGGTCGGTACCCTCGAGAAGGCTCTGGGCAACATCCGCCCGGACCTCGAGGTCCGCTCCCGCCGCGTCGGTGGCGCCACCTACCAGGTTCCGGTTGAGGTCCGCCCGGGCCGCTCCAACACCCTGGCACTGCGTTGGCTGGTGACCTTCACCCGTCAGCGTCGTGAAAACACCATGGTCGATCGTCTCGCCAACGAGATCCTGGATGCGTCCAACGGTCTCGGTGCATCCGTGAAGCGCCGCGAGGACGTCCACAAGATGGCAGAGGCCAACCGCGCCTTCGCCCACTACCGCTGGTAGTAGGACAGAAACCACACATGGCCCAGTCGACAGTCGTGTCCGCGACCGCCTCTCACCGGCCCACCGTCATGGTGGCTCGGTCGGGTCGGCCGTGAACCGACTCGTCGGTGGGCCATTGGTGTCTTTCGAGGGTGATACCTCGGGACGGCTCATGACGCGTGATCATTGGGTGCCGCAGGGCCTGATGCGGGGAAGTATTTCTCCCGCTGATGCCGGCGCGGGCAATCAATGGCAGAATTGAACGAGAACTATCCACCGACGACGCCTGAGGCACACCCGCCCCGGACGTCAAAGATCTACAAGTTGGGGTAAGACTGTGGCACAAGAAGTGCTTAAGGACCTGAGCAAGGTCCGCAACATCGGCATCATGGCACACATCGATGCCGGTAAGACCACCACCACCGAGCGCATCCTCTTCTACACCGGCATCAACCGCAAGGTTGGCGAGACCCACGACGGTGCTTCCACCACTGACTGGATGGAGCAGGAGAAGGAGCGTGGCATCACGATCACCTCCGCTGCCGTCACCTGTTTCTGGAACAACAACCAGATCAACATCATCGACACCCCGGGTCACGTCGACTTCACCGTCGAGGTCGAGCGTTCCCTGCGTGTCCTTGATGGCGCTGTCGCCGTCTTCGACGGCAAGGAGGGCGTGGAGCCGCAGTCCGAGCAGGTCTGGCGTCAGGCCGCCAAGTACGACGTGCCGCGTATCTGCTTCGTCAACAAGATGGACAAGCTCGGTGCTGACTTCTACTACACCGTCAGCACCATCATCGACCGCCTCGGTGCGAAGCCGCTGGTCATGCAGCTGCCGATCGGCGCTGAGGATGACTTCGACGGCGTCGTCGACCTGCTCCAGATGAAGGCCCTGATGTGGCCCGGCAAGACCGAGATCGGCACCGAGGCCTCCGTCGAGGAGATCCCGGCCGAGCTGCAGGAGAAGGCCGAGGAGTACCGCGAGAAGCTCCTGGAGACCGTCGCCGAGTCCGACGAGGCTCTCATGGAGAAGTACTTCGGTGGCGAAGAGCTCACCATCGACGAGATCAAGGGCGCGATCCGCAAGATGGTCGTCAACTCGGAGATCTACCCGGTCTACTGCGGTACCGCCTACAAGAACAAGGGCGTTCAGCCCCTGCTCGACGCCGTCATCGACTTCCTGCCGAACCCGCTGGACATCGGCGAGGTCGAAGGCCACGCCGTCGGAGACGACTCCACCGTCCTGGTGCGTAAGCCCTCCGCCGACGAGCCGTTCTCGGCCCTGGCCTTCAAGATTGCCGCGCACCCGTTCTTCGGCAAGCTCACCTACATCCGCGTCTACTCCGGTCGCGCGGTCCCGGGTGACCAGGTGGCCAACTCCACCAAGGGCAAGAAGGAGCGCATCGGCAAGATCTTCCAGATGCACTCCAACAAGGAGAACCCGGTGGAGGAGGCCCGCGCGGGCAACATCTTCGCCGTGATCGGCCTGAAGGACACCACCACCGGTGACACCCTCTGCGCCACCGACAACCAGATCATCCTGGAGTCCATGGACTTCCCGGCCCCGGTCATTCAGGTCGCCATCGAGCCGAAGACCAAGTCCGACCAGGAGAAGCTGGGCACCGCGATCCAGAAACTGGCGGAGGAGGACCCCACCTTCACCGTCACCCAGGACGAGGAGTCCGGCCAGACCGTCATCGGCGGCATGGGCGAGCTCCACCTCGACGTCCTCGTCGACCGCATGCGTCGCGAGTACAAGGTCGAGGCCAACGTCGGCGCTCCGCAGGTCGCCTACCGCGAGACCATCCGCAGGCCCGTCGAGAAGCTCGAGTACACCCACAAGAAGCAGACCGGTGGTTCCGGTCAGTTCGCTAAGGTGATCATCTCCATCGAGCCCTACGCCCCGGGCGAGGACGAGCTGGAGGAGGGCCAGAACCCTCTGTACCACTTCGAGAACGCCGTCACCGGCGGCCGTATCCCGAGGGAGTACATCCCCTCCGTTGACGCTGGTATCCAGGACGCCATGCAGTACGGCTACCTGGCAGGCTTCCCGCTGGTCAACGTCAAGGCCACCCTGCTCGACGGCCAGTACCACGACGTCGACTCCTCGGAAATGGCGTTCAAGATCGCCGGCTCCCAGGCTCTGAAGGAGGCCGTCGCCAAGGCCAAGCCGGTTCTGCTCGAGCCGCTCATGGCCGTGGAGATCACCACCCCGGAGGAGTACATGGGTGACGTCATCGGTGACGTCAACTCCCGCCGTGGCCAGGTCAACGCCATGGAGGACCGTGCCGGCGCCAAGCTGGTCAAGGCTAAGGTTCCGCTGTCCGAGATGTTCGGCTACGTCGGTGACCTGCGCTCCAAGACCCAGGGTCGTGCAAACTACTCCATGGTCTTCGACTCCTACGCTGAGGTTCCCGCCAGCGTTTCCGAGGCGATCATCGCCGAGCGCACCGGCAACTAGTCGGATCTCTCTCCCGTCGGAGCCACTTCCCTGAATGCTTCCCGATGCCCCGTGCCGGCGTCGGGAAGCGGGGTAGTGTGTCCGACATCATGGGAGGGTAGCGGTCGGGCTGAGCAACCACCTTCTTCGAGGTGGCGGCTGAGCCGGCCGTTACCCCCTGTGAGATCCCGGATTCACAGCCGTGTTCGCACGGTCCGGAAACCCGGGCTGCGGTTTGAAAAAACAGCGGTAGAAATCTAGGATCGTGTAACTGGCACATTGTGAAATCGTTATTGACGCCGACCTGTCACAGGGTCGGATGGTGATGACGACTGTCAACCAACGTGGCTGCGAACGTCGTAGCCACCATGAAGTCCAGGAGGACATACAGTGGCAAAGGCCAAGTTCGAGCGTAAGAAGCCCCACGTCAACATCGGTACCATCGGTCACGTCGACCACGGCAAGACCACCACCACGGCCGCCATCACCAAGGTCCTGGCTGACGCGTACCCGGATGAGAACGAAGCTTTCGCTTTCGACGCCATCGACAAGGCGCCGGAGGAGAAGGAGCGTGGCATCACGATCAACATCTCCCACGTCGAGTACAACACCCCGAAGCGCCACTACGCGCACGTCGATGCCCCGGGCCACGCCGACTACATCAAGAACATGATCACCGGTGCTGCTCAGATGGACGGTGCCATTCTCGTCGTCGCCGCCACCGATGGCCCGATGCCGCAGACCCGTGAGCACGTGCTCCTGGCCCGCCAGGTTGGCGTTCCCTACATCCTCGTCGCCCTGAACAAGTGCGACATGGTTGACGATGAGGAAATCATCGAGCTCGTCGAGATGGAGGTCCGCGAGCTTCTGGCTGAGCAGGACTACGACGAGGACGCCCCGATCGTCCACATCTCCGCTCTGGGCGCCCTGAACGGCGAGCAGAAGTGGGTCGACTCCGTCCTGGAGCTCATGCAGGCCTGCGACGACTCCGTCCCGGACCCGATCCGCGACACCGACAAGCCGTTCCTGATGCCGGTCGAGGACATCTTCACCATCACCGGTCGTGGCACCGTCGTCACCGGTCGTGTCGAGCGTGGCTCCCTCAAGGTGAACGAGGAAGTCGAGATCATCGGCATCAAGGAGAAGGCCACGTCCACCATCGTGACCGGTATCGAGATGTTCCGTAAGCTCCTCGACTACACCGAGGCCGGCGACAACTGTGGTCTGCTGCTCCGCGGCATCAAGCGCGAGGACGTTGAGCGCGGCCAGGTCATCATCAAGCCGGGCGCTTACACCCCGCACACCGAGTTCGAGGGTTCCGTCTACATCCTGTCCAAGGATGAGGGCGGCCGTCACACCCCGTTCTTCGACAACTACCGCCCGCAGTTCTACTTCCGCACCACCGACGTCACCGGCGTCGTGAAGCTGCCGGAGGGCGTCGAGATGGTCATGCCGGGCGACAACGTCGACATGACCGTCACCCTGATCCAGCCGGTCGCCATGGATGAGGGCCTGCGCTTCGCTATCCGCGAGGGCTCCCGCACCGTCGGCGCTGGCCGCGTCACCAAGATCCTGAAGTAATACACTTCACGTATCTGATCTGAAAGGGCCCGGAGGAATTTTCCTCCGGGCTCTTTTGGTATTTGGGTTTCTGCGGGTATCTTCTTTCTCATGCTCAGAACCATCCTCGGCAGTAAGATCCACCGCGCCACGGTCACCCAGGCGGACCTCAACTACGTGGGTTCCGTCACGGTCGACGCCGACCTGCTCGCAGCAGCCGGCCTCATCGAGGGGGAGAAGGTCGCGATCGTCGACGTCACCAACGGCGCCCGCCTGGAGACCTACGTCATCACCGGCCGCCCCGGCACCGGCGAGATCTGCATCAACGGTGCAGCGGCGCACCTGATCCACCCGGGGGACATCGTCATCCTCATCTCCTACCTGCAGGCCACCCTCGACGAGGCCCTCGAGTATGAGCCGCGCATCGTCCACGTCGACGAGAACAACCGCATCGTGGCACTGGGCAACGACATCGCCGAGGCTGTCCCGGGCTCCAATACCGTCTCCGCCCGGAACATCTAGCCGCCGTGCAGGACCCCATGCGCATACCGGGCGTACTCGACGCCGTCCGCCGTGCGTGGGAGGGGCAGCCCGAGCTCTCCCTGCCGACGCTTTTCGGGATCCTGGCCAACCAGGGAGTCGGTTGGGGCGCCTCCGACGAGGATCTGCTCCGCGCCCTGTCCACGACCGAGCGCACCCATCCCGGAACGCTCCCGCTTGTCGACGCCCGCGTCACCTCCCGCTACCTCCTCCTCACCGAGTCCCCCGAGCACCGCGTGATGGTGGACCCGTGGCGGGTCATCGTCCGTCGCCCCGGTGTCTCCGCGCAGCCCGGGGTGTGGGACTACGCCACGATCCGTCCGGCCTTCGTCGGTTCCCCGCTGGTGATCACCTCCGCGGAGGGGATCGATCACCGCCTGGGGGTGCTCGCGCGCATCTCGCTTCTCGACGCCTCCCCGGATCCCGGCATCGCCGATCTCACCGGCATCCGGCGCCGCGATCTGGGGGACGCGGTGTATCTGGTGACCCTCAGGGACGGGGACACCGTCGTCCTCTCCCACGGTTTCGACCGTTTCACAGCGGGCCGGCGCAGCCTGGACCACGAGGCCCGCCCGTGGGACTCGCTCGTGGCCTGCAGCCCGGGGCAGCCGCTGGTGGTGCGGAGCCCCGGTGGTGGGCGAGCACTGGAGTACGCGGAGGTCCGGGACATTCTCCTTCTGGAGGACGAACCCCTCAGCGAGTGAACGCACCTCCCCGGTGGCGGCGGTCAGCGCTCGACGGGGAACAGGTGGAGTTTGAAGATGGTGTCGACATCAATGCCCGGCGTGGCCGCGCGGAACTGTCTTTCGGTCCGGCTGAGTGCACTCCGCAGGGCAGGGACGTCCGCATCGGCGCGGGCCCGGACGGTGAGGGTCATCGTCGGCCTGTCCCAGGAATCCGCGACGTTGGCGTGGACTGCGTCGACCCGGGGAAGCTCCTCCACCTCCCTGGCAATGGCGTCGGCGAGGGTGGCCAGGTCGAGTTCGATGGTGCCGCGGTCGTCGGACGTGGGGGAGACGACCCGGTTGATCCGGTATCGGCGCAGGTTGAGGGCGATGAGAAATCCGCCGATGACCGCGCTCACCAGGAGGATGCCGACGAGTGCGAGGTCGAACCAGACCTGCTCGGGGGCGGCACGCCAGGCGGGGAAATCGATCAGGTCCGCAAGGTTCTGGGCGAAGGGGACATTGAGGAATAGCCCGATGACCCAGGCCCCGCCGGCGAGTGCGAGCAATCCGGTGATGAGGACGACGGTGCGGTCAAAGAGTGCGATCCGGTTGTTCATCGGTTGGCCTCCTCCAGTGGGCGCCGGCGGACCCGCAGGTTGAGGTCGAGCCCCAGGTCCGCCAGCAGGGGCGTGAGGGTGGCGTCGACGGCGGGGGAGAGATCGGCGTCCCCGAACCCGGTGGTGATGCTGACGGTGGCGCTGCGGCCGGAGACGTGGCTGGCGGCCGTGGCCACACCGGGCACGGCGAGGGCGGCGCCGGAGAGCATCCGGGCGATGTCGACGGGACGCATCCAGACGGATGCCTCGGAGGCGACGGCACGGTGGGTCCGTGTGCGGGGACGGACAGCGACCCACACCAGGAAGCCGCCGAGAAGCAGGGCGCCCAGGCCGGCGGGAAGCATCCAGGGTTGGAAGGTGGCGTTGCCGATGGTCATGACGATCGGATTCACCCAGCTCTCCCAGTGGATCGACCGGGAGTTACGCAGCCACAGCTCCCGGGCGCAGACGACCGCCACGGCCAGCAGGATCAGCCCCAGGAACACCGCAGCGTAGCGGGCCCAGGGGTTCGCACGTGGGGGGCGGCGGTCAGCGGACACGGTTCCCCCTCACGGTGATCGGCCGCAGCGGCACCGGCGGTCGGGTGTGGGGCGGCCGGACCGGGGTCGGGTGGACGGTGACAGGGCGGAGGCGGGGTCGGGTGGGGTGGGCGTCGAGAAGCTCGGCCGGGACGGGACGCCCGCGGACGACGGGACCGACCACCACGTTGACGTGGGTGGCGGCGAGGCCGGTGTAGTCGCGGACCCAGTCGGCGATGGTGGTGCGCACCGTCAGGGCGACGGTGGTCACGGGCGAAGGCCAGGCGACGGCTATGAAGGCCTCGATGCTGCAGGTGCGGGAGGTGTCGTCGACGATGACGTCGAAACGCGGGTAGGTCCTGCCGGCGGGGCGTTCGAGACTGCGGCCGAGTTCGATGGTGCCGGGTACCGACGCGGCGGCGGCGGCCACGATGCGGGAAACCGCCCGGTCGCTGATTTTCACTCCCATTCAGCCCCGACCCCCGAGGTTGCGGAAGAGGGTGCGCAGATCGATGCGCCGGTCCAGGTGTGCGCCGATGAGGCCGCCGACAGCGCCGAAGACGAGCGCGTAGAGCAACCCCGCCCAACCGCCGAGGATGACGGCGAAGGCCAGTGCCAGCCCGATCAGGGCGCCGGTGAGTGTGTGCCTGCTCATGAGGGTCCTCCGGTGGCCTCGTCGAAGTGGACGTCGACGGGGACGTCCAGAGAATGCTTCACCACGCCGCGCACCATCGCCGCGATCTCCGCCAGTGGTCGCGGGTGGTCCAGGTCGACGACGAGGTGCACTTCGAGGGCCGAGGGGGTGCGGCGCAGGCCGTTGACGCGGTGCCGGGGGTAGAGCAGGGCGATGTCGCCGTACCTGCCGGCATGCAGGCCCGCGACCCCGGGGAGGGCGCGGATCCCGGCGGACAGCCGGTCGGCGACGGCACGGTCGACCGGGTCGGCGCTACTGAACGCGCGGGGCGTGGTCGGGCTGCTGGGCATCGGGATCCTCTTCGGGGCCGAAATCGAGGTGGACGTCGTGGACGAGGACATTGACCTCGGTGACCTCGAGGCCGGTCATCCGCTCTATCGCGGTGATGACGTTGCGGCGGATCGCCTCCGCGAGCTCATGGATGGCCACCCCGAATTCGGCGACGATGGTCACGTCCACCACAGCCTGGTGTTCACCCACCTCGACGTGGACCCCCGGCTGGCTGAGGGTGGGGGAGCCGGCGAAGGAATCGCGGAGGGCGCCGACCACGCGGGCCGTTCCCCCGCCCAGCGAGTGCACACCCGAAACCTCCCGGGTGGCCAGGCCGGCGATCTTGCTCACGACGATGTCCTCGATCCGGGTGATCCCCCGGGAGGCGGGGGCTCCGGTGGATCCGGCGACTCCGGTGGTCCCGGTGGCTCCGGTAGGGACGGCAGGGGTCGTGCCTGGCGTCAGGTTCTGCTCCGACATGATGTGGCTCCTACAACAATGAGGATGCTTGCGTGATGCCCATAGTAGTTCAGCCGGCGGATTGTGTTTCGGGTGTGTGACATGGTTTAATACGTAGGTTGCTTTAACACGACGTTTGCCCGGGCATAGCCATGTGGTCATCGTCGCTGGTGAGGCGAACATGACACCTTCGTCAGACAGTCCTGCTGGACCGGCTGGGAAGGCTCTGCAATCGGGTCAAAGTCGCCTTCACAGGTTGGACACACCCGAGCGTGGAACCGGAGAAGGGGCATGGCAAATAAACAGCGGCAGTACGCAAGGGCCCACGCTTATCGCGAGATAACTGATCCCTTCCTAACTTGACACACGGGTCTTGTACCCCGTCAGGAGCACTACCGGGTGTTGTTTGTTCATCGCCCCGGAAACCTCCCGGCCAGTCATGGCAGTCAGGAACTGGCGTTGTGCCCAGGCCCATTGCCCGGACAACGTTATAGAGAAATCGAAAAGCGAATTCCCACCGCTCCATCACGGATGTGGGACAAGCGAGGAAGAGGATAAGCGTGGCCGGACAAAAAATCCGCATTCGGCTTAAGGCCTACGACCACGAGGCGATCGACGCATCCGCTAAGAAGATCGTCGAGACTGTCACCCGTACGGGTGCCCGCGTCGTTGGACCTGTGCCTTTGCCCACCGAGAAGAACGTGTACGCCGTTATTCGTTCTCCCCACAAGTACAAGGATTCTCGCGAGCACTTCGAGATGCGCACTCATAAGCGCCTCATCGACATCCTCGACCCGACGCCGAAGACGGTTGACGCGCTCATGCGCATCGACCTTCCGGCCAGCGTCGACGTGAACATCCAGTGATCGACGAAATACTTGGCAGCGGAGAATAAATAATGAGTGAATACGAGATCAAGGGCATTCTGGGCACCAAGCTCGGCATGACCCAGATCTTCGACGAGGACAACCGGGTCATCCCGGTCACCGTCGTCGAAGCTGGGCCGTGCGTGGTGACCCAGATTCGCACCAAGGAAACCGATGGCTACACCGCCATCCAGATTGCCTACGGCGAGATCGACCCGCGCAAGGCCACCAAGCCTGCCGCAGGTCACTACAAGAAGGCCGGCGTCACCCCGCGCCGCCACGTGGCTGAGATCCGCGTGGATGACGTTTCCGGTTACGAAATCGGCCAGGACATCACCGTCGAGATCTTCGACGGCGTCCAGTTCGTCGACGTCACCGGTCAGTCCAAGGGTAAGGGTTTCGCCGGCGGCATGAAGCGACACGGCTTCAAGGGCCAGGGTGCCTCCCACGGTAACCAGGCTGCACACCGCCGCGTCGGTGGCATCGGTGCCGCCGCGACCCCGGGTCGCATCTTCAAGGGCAAGAAGATGGCCGGCCGCATGGGTAATGACCGCGTCACCACCCAGAACCTCAAGGTTCAGAAGATTGACGCTGATGCCAACCTGCTGCTCATCAAGGGAGCAATCCCGGGCAACCGTGGTGGCATCGTCACCGTTAAGACCGCAGTGAAGGGCGGTGCTCACGCATGACCAATCTGAAGCTCGACGTCCAGACCGCTGACGGTAAGACCGACGGCCAGGTTGAGCTGCCGGCTGAGATCTTCGACCGCGAGGTGTCCATCGCTCTGATGCACCAGGTCGTCAACGCCCAGCTCGCAGGCGCCCGTCAGGGCACCCACTCCACCAAGACCCGTGCAGAGGTCGCCGGCGGTGGCCGCAAGCCGTACCGCCAGAAGGGAACCGGCCGCGCCCGTCAGGGCTCGATCCGTGCTCCGCACTTCTCCGGTGGTGGCATCGCACACGGCCCCAAGCCGCGCGACTACAGCCAGCGCACCCCCAAGAAGATGAAGGCCGCCGCACTCGCAGGCGCGCTGTCCGACCGCGCTCGTAACGCACGTATCCACGTGATCACCGAGCTCGTTCCGGGCCAGTCCCCGTCGACCAAGTCGGCACGCACCTTCATCGAGCGCCTCACCGGCCGCAAGTCGGTTCTGCTCGTCGTCGGCCGCGAGGACCTCAACGCCCGCCGCAGCGCCAGCAACCTGCCCGGAGTCCACGTCCTGGACGCCGGACAGCTGAACACCTACGACGTTCTCAAGTCGGACGATGTCGTGTTCTCCGTTGAGGCCCTGCACGCCTTCATCAACCGCACCACCGGTGTGGACCAGGAGGAGAACTAATGGCCAAGATCGCTAACCCGCGCGATATCATCATCGCTCCGGTTGTCTCGGAGAAGTCGTACGGTCTGATGGAGCAGAACGTGTACACGTTCCTCGTCAACCCGGCCTCCAACAAGACCCAGATCAAGATTGCCGTGGAGCAGGTCTTCGGCGTCAAGGTGTCCTCCGTGAACACCGCTAACCGCGACGGTAAGCGCAAGCGCACCCGCACCGGTTACGGCCAGCGCAAGGACACCAAGCGCGCCTACGTCACGCTCCGCAAGGGCAGCGACTCCATCGACATCTTCGGCGGCTCCGCCTCCTAAGGGTCGAGAGAAAAGGACACATTATGGCTATTCGTAAATACAAGCCGACAACTCCGGGTCGCCGTCAGAGCTCCGTCTCCATGTTCGACGAGATCACTCGTTCGACCCCGGAGAAGTCTCTGCTGCGCCCGATCCACAAGACCGGCGGCCGTAACACCCACGGTCACATCACCACCCGTCACAAGGGTGGCGGTCACAAGCGTCGCTTCCGCGTCATCGACTTCCGTCGTAACGACAAGGACGGCGTGCTGGCCAAGGTCGCTCACATCGAGTACGACCCGAACCGCACCGCGAACATCGCACTGCTCCACTACTTCGACGGCGAGAAGCGTTACATCCTCGCTCCGAAGGGCATCAAGCAGGGCACCGTCGTGGAGTCCGGCCCCAACGCCGACATCAAGGTCGGCAACAACCTGCCGCTGCGCAACATCCCGACCGGTACGACCATCCACAACGTCGAGCTGAAGCCGGGCGCCGGCGCCAAGCTCGCGCGTTCCGCTGGTTCGTCCATCCAGCTGCTGGGTAAGGAAGGCAACTACGCAATTCTGCGTATGCCGTCCACCGAGATCCGCCGCGTTGACATCAGCTGCCGCGCCACTGTCGGCGAGGTCGGCAACGCCGAGCAGATCAACATCCGCTGGGGCAAGGCCGGCCGTATGCGCTGGAAGGGCGTCCGCCCGACCGTCCGTGGTGTCGTGATGAACCCGGTCGACCACCCGCACGGTGGTGGCGAGGGTAAGACCTCGGGTGGTCGCCACCCGGTGTCGCCGTGGGGCCAGAAGGAAGGCCGCACCCGCAACCCGAACCGTTATTCCAACAACCAGATCGTGCGTCGCCGCCGGTCCAACAAGAAGCGCTAAGAGGAGGTAAAACGATATGCCACGCAGCCTTAAGAAGGGCCCGTTCGTCGATGAGCACCTCCTCAACAAGGTGGATGCTCAGAACGAGGCCGGAACCAAGCAGGTCATCAAGACCTGGTCCCGCCGTTCCACCATTCTCCCCGATTTCATCGGCCACACTTTCGCCGTCCACGACGGTCGCAAGCACGTACCGGTGTTCGTGGATGACTCCATGGTCGGCCACAAGCTCGGCGAGTTCGCAGCCACCAAGACCTTCAAGGGTCACATCAAGGACGACAAGAAGGGACGTCGATAGCGATGAGTGAGACCATCACCTCCGCACGCGCGACGGCCAAGTACGTCCGCACTTCCTCGCAGAAGGCTGGCCGTGTCCTGGACCTCGTCCGTGGCAAGTCTGTCGCCGAGGCACTCGCGATCCTGAAGTACGCTCCGCAGGATGCATCCAAGGCCATCGCCAAGGTTGTCGCCTCCGCAGCGGCCAACGCCGAGAACAACTTCGGCCTGGACCCGCGCACCCTGGTCATCTCCGAGGCATACGCCAACGAGGGTCCGACCATGAAGCGTTTCCAGCCGCGAGCTCAGGGCCGTGCTTTCCACATCCGCAAGCGTTCGAGCCACATCACTGTCGTGGTCGAGAGCCAGAAGGAAGGGGCCAAGTAAGTGGGCCAGAAGATTCATCCTCACGGCCTCCGGCTGGGCATCACTTCCGACTGGAAGTCCCACTGGTTCGCCGAGCAGAACTACGCTGACTATGTCGCTGAGG
This sequence is a window from Corynebacterium comes. Protein-coding genes within it:
- a CDS encoding DUF6286 domain-containing protein, whose amino-acid sequence is MSADRRPPRANPWARYAAVFLGLILLAVAVVCARELWLRNSRSIHWESWVNPIVMTIGNATFQPWMLPAGLGALLLGGFLVWVAVRPRTRTHRAVASEASVWMRPVDIARMLSGAALAVPGVATAASHVSGRSATVSITTGFGDADLSPAVDATLTPLLADLGLDLNLRVRRRPLEEANR
- the rpsJ gene encoding 30S ribosomal protein S10, giving the protein MAGQKIRIRLKAYDHEAIDASAKKIVETVTRTGARVVGPVPLPTEKNVYAVIRSPHKYKDSREHFEMRTHKRLIDILDPTPKTVDALMRIDLPASVDVNIQ
- the rplC gene encoding 50S ribosomal protein L3; translated protein: MSEYEIKGILGTKLGMTQIFDEDNRVIPVTVVEAGPCVVTQIRTKETDGYTAIQIAYGEIDPRKATKPAAGHYKKAGVTPRRHVAEIRVDDVSGYEIGQDITVEIFDGVQFVDVTGQSKGKGFAGGMKRHGFKGQGASHGNQAAHRRVGGIGAAATPGRIFKGKKMAGRMGNDRVTTQNLKVQKIDADANLLLIKGAIPGNRGGIVTVKTAVKGGAHA
- a CDS encoding Asp23/Gls24 family envelope stress response protein; its protein translation is MNNRIALFDRTVVLITGLLALAGGAWVIGLFLNVPFAQNLADLIDFPAWRAAPEQVWFDLALVGILLVSAVIGGFLIALNLRRYRINRVVSPTSDDRGTIELDLATLADAIAREVEELPRVDAVHANVADSWDRPTMTLTVRARADADVPALRSALSRTERQFRAATPGIDVDTIFKLHLFPVER
- the rpsL gene encoding 30S ribosomal protein S12 codes for the protein MPTIQQLIRKGRHDKTAKVNAAALKGSPQRRGVCTRVYTTTPKKPNSALRKVARVRLTTGIEVSAYIPGEGHNLQEHSMVLVRGGRVKDLPGVRYKIVRGTLDTQGVKDRKQARSRYGAKKGQ
- the tuf gene encoding elongation factor Tu; translated protein: MAKAKFERKKPHVNIGTIGHVDHGKTTTTAAITKVLADAYPDENEAFAFDAIDKAPEEKERGITINISHVEYNTPKRHYAHVDAPGHADYIKNMITGAAQMDGAILVVAATDGPMPQTREHVLLARQVGVPYILVALNKCDMVDDEEIIELVEMEVRELLAEQDYDEDAPIVHISALGALNGEQKWVDSVLELMQACDDSVPDPIRDTDKPFLMPVEDIFTITGRGTVVTGRVERGSLKVNEEVEIIGIKEKATSTIVTGIEMFRKLLDYTEAGDNCGLLLRGIKREDVERGQVIIKPGAYTPHTEFEGSVYILSKDEGGRHTPFFDNYRPQFYFRTTDVTGVVKLPEGVEMVMPGDNVDMTVTLIQPVAMDEGLRFAIREGSRTVGAGRVTKILK
- the panD gene encoding aspartate 1-decarboxylase, giving the protein MLRTILGSKIHRATVTQADLNYVGSVTVDADLLAAAGLIEGEKVAIVDVTNGARLETYVITGRPGTGEICINGAAAHLIHPGDIVILISYLQATLDEALEYEPRIVHVDENNRIVALGNDIAEAVPGSNTVSARNI
- the fusA gene encoding elongation factor G — encoded protein: MAQEVLKDLSKVRNIGIMAHIDAGKTTTTERILFYTGINRKVGETHDGASTTDWMEQEKERGITITSAAVTCFWNNNQINIIDTPGHVDFTVEVERSLRVLDGAVAVFDGKEGVEPQSEQVWRQAAKYDVPRICFVNKMDKLGADFYYTVSTIIDRLGAKPLVMQLPIGAEDDFDGVVDLLQMKALMWPGKTEIGTEASVEEIPAELQEKAEEYREKLLETVAESDEALMEKYFGGEELTIDEIKGAIRKMVVNSEIYPVYCGTAYKNKGVQPLLDAVIDFLPNPLDIGEVEGHAVGDDSTVLVRKPSADEPFSALAFKIAAHPFFGKLTYIRVYSGRAVPGDQVANSTKGKKERIGKIFQMHSNKENPVEEARAGNIFAVIGLKDTTTGDTLCATDNQIILESMDFPAPVIQVAIEPKTKSDQEKLGTAIQKLAEEDPTFTVTQDEESGQTVIGGMGELHLDVLVDRMRREYKVEANVGAPQVAYRETIRRPVEKLEYTHKKQTGGSGQFAKVIISIEPYAPGEDELEEGQNPLYHFENAVTGGRIPREYIPSVDAGIQDAMQYGYLAGFPLVNVKATLLDGQYHDVDSSEMAFKIAGSQALKEAVAKAKPVLLEPLMAVEITTPEEYMGDVIGDVNSRRGQVNAMEDRAGAKLVKAKVPLSEMFGYVGDLRSKTQGRANYSMVFDSYAEVPASVSEAIIAERTGN
- a CDS encoding Asp23/Gls24 family envelope stress response protein gives rise to the protein MSEQNLTPGTTPAVPTGATGTTGVAGSTGAPASRGITRIEDIVVSKIAGLATREVSGVHSLGGGTARVVGALRDSFAGSPTLSQPGVHVEVGEHQAVVDVTIVAEFGVAIHELAEAIRRNVITAIERMTGLEVTEVNVLVHDVHLDFGPEEDPDAQQPDHAPRVQ
- a CDS encoding Asp23/Gls24 family envelope stress response protein; its protein translation is MGVKISDRAVSRIVAAAAASVPGTIELGRSLERPAGRTYPRFDVIVDDTSRTCSIEAFIAVAWPSPVTTVALTVRTTIADWVRDYTGLAATHVNVVVGPVVRGRPVPAELLDAHPTRPRLRPVTVHPTPVRPPHTRPPVPLRPITVRGNRVR
- the rpsG gene encoding 30S ribosomal protein S7, coding for MRKNRAPQRPVVKDPVYSSEVVTQLVNKVLIDGKKSTAERIVYGALEACREKTGTDPVGTLEKALGNIRPDLEVRSRRVGGATYQVPVEVRPGRSNTLALRWLVTFTRQRRENTMVDRLANEILDASNGLGASVKRREDVHKMAEANRAFAHYRW